The window AGGTTTAATGGAACAATACATGGAACAACCCCCGTTACAAGACATGATCAGTAAATGTAGAGACAGATACGTGAAGCAGAAGAACCTTCAACAGCCAGAGCTGTTAACACGTTTGGGTCAAACTGCAAAGGAGAACAATGGAGAGCCTGTGAGCTGTGATGTTTTCGAGGACACCTCATCTTCTTTACCTGGTGATCCTcaaagtgaaaaggaaaaagaaacatggaTTCCAAAATCTGTTAAAGCTGCTGGTAGGTGAAGGACAATCAAAAGGTTGTTGATTGAAGTCCTTGATTAAATTAGAACATTAAACTGCAAATTAATGATGTTCCTTTTCACAGGGCAGCCTGCGGTTAACAcaatcactgcaccactccaaCGGTCAAACCCTGTGACTGACAGTAAGTCAATTCATTAAGGTACTTATCATATATTTGTAGCAGCTTTTCTCCAGTATGATTAAATCCCTCAACAAGAAAGATGcactaaagaaaaacaacaacattcaaaccaatcaaattgtgtgtgttgtgtcgcTACTTTGACATCATCTATAGTTAATACTTATAGTGATATAATCAAATCTACACATTTTGCAGAGGAAATTAAtaagtacagtggggcaaaaaagtatttagtcagccaccaattgtgcaagttctcccatttaaaaagatgagagaggcctgtaatttttatcataggtaaacctcaactatgagcgacagaatgagaaaaagaaatccaggaaatcacattgtaggatttttaaagaatttattttcagatgattgtggaaaataagtatttggtcaataacaaaagttcatctcaatactttgttatataccctttgttggcaatgacagaggtcaaacgttttctgtaagtcttcacaaggtttccacacactgttgctggtattttggcccattgctccatgcagatctcctctaaagcagtgatgttttggggctgtcgctgggcaacacggactttcaactccctccaaagattttctatggggttgagatctggagactggctaggccactccaggaccttgaaatgcttcttacgaagccactccttcgttgccctggcgatgtgtttgggatcattgtcgtgctgaaagacccagccacgcttcatctttagtgcccttgctgatggaaggaggttttcactcaaaatctcacgatacatggccccattcattctttcctttacacggatcagttgtcctggtccctttgcagaaaaacagccccaaagcatgatgcttccacccccatgcttcacagtaggtatggtgttctttggatgcaactctgcattctttctcctccaaacacgacgagttgagtttttaccaaaaagtcctattttggtttcatctgaccatatgacattctcccaatcctcttctggatcatccaaatgccctctaacaaacttcagacgggcctggacatgtactggcttaagcagggggacacgtctggaactgcaggatttaagtccctggcggcgtagtgtgttactgatggaagcctctgttactttggtcccagctctctgcaggtcattcactaggtccccccgtgtggttctgggatttttgctcaccgttgtgatcattttgaccccatgGGGTGAGATCTtacgtggagccccagattgagggagattagcggtggtcttgtatgtcttccattttctaataattgctcccacagttgatttcttcacaccaagctgcttacctattgcagattcagttttcccagcctggtgcaggtctacaatgttgtctctggtctcctttgacagctctttggtcttggccatagtggagtttggagtatgactgtttgaggttgtggacaggtgtcttttatactgataacgagttcaaaaaggtgccattaatacaggtaacgagtggaggacagaggagcctcttaaagaagaagttacaggtctgtgagagccagaaatcttgcttgtttgtaggtgaccaaatacttattttaccgaggaatttaccaataaattcattaaaaatcctacaatgtgatttcctggattgtttcccccattctgtctctcatagttgaggtatacctatgataaaaattacaggcatctctcatctttttaaatgggagaacgtgcacaattggtggctgactaaatacttttttgccccactgtatatcgaTTCAGGGAAAAGTACCACTGGGATTCATTTTAATAATCCACAAAAAATCTGAGGTAATTGCTGTTTCCTGCCGTGGGTAAACTGAGTTTTGTTAAAACCTGTAACCTGTTGTCATAAATGGGCTGCAGCGGCTAAACCAGAACACTGACTAATCCAGGAAATGACTGGAGATATCTTCATGTAggttaataaataaaattatCTAAATTAGTCTCTAAATTCTAAAATAATCTTCTCTCATTATTGCAGAATCTTCATTCAGGATTGTGCTGTTGGGAAAAAGTGAGGACAAAAAGCAAGAACTTGGTGACTTCATTACCGAGGGCAAAGGTGGTCATTCCCATAAAATGTTCTCAAACACACAcgaaaagaaaggaaaacaattaaCAGTAGTGAAAACTGCAGACATGTTCAGTCTTTGTGAAGAGAGCATGAGAAGAGAGGTGAAGAGCTGTGTGAGTCTTTGTCCTCCTGGACCCCATGTCCTGCTGCTGTTAGTGAAGCCTTCTGATTTCACTGAAGAGAACAGACAAACTCTGAAGTTCATCCTGAGTCTGTTTGGTCCAGAAGCTCTCAAACACTCAATGGTCATCatgacacacaaagagaaaaagactcACGTTGTGGATCAGCTGCTTGAAGACTGTGGAGGAGACTCTACAACATGTCTGACAGCAACCGTGACTCATTAATGGAGAAGATTGAGAAGATAGTTCATGGAAACAAAGAAACGTTCCTCACCTTCACTGAAGACAAACCAGCTTTAAACCTGGTTCtgtgtgggaggagaggagcagggaaGACTTCAGCAGCAAAGGCCATTTTAGGTCAGACAGAGTTTCCTTCAGTCTCCAACTCATCAGAGTGTGTTAAACATCAGGGAGAGGTGTGTGGACGCCGGGTTTCCCTGGTGGAGCTTCCTGCTTTGTCTGGAGAACTTCAGGAGGAAGTGATGGAGGAATCATTCAGGTGTATCTCCCTCTGTGATCCTGAGGGGGTCATGCCTTCATCCTGGTCCTACCTGTGGGTCACCTCACTGATGAAGACAAGGGAGAGTTAGAGACCATCCAGAACACATTCAGCTCTCGAGTCAACGACTTCATCTTGATTCTGTTCACTGTGGAGTCAGATCCTACAGCTCCAGCTGTTGATAACTTTCTAAAGGAGAACAAGGACATCCAGGAGCTCTGTCAGAGCTGTGGAGGAAGATACTTTGTTCTGAACATCAAAGACCACCAGCAGATCCCACAGCTGTTGAATACTGTGGGAGAGACCAGAGTGGAAGATCCAGGTGCTTCACAATGACATGTTCACCAAGGCTCAGATGGAGAAGGTTTTAGAACTTGAAGCTGAActgcaggattttaaaaaaaaaagtgagaaggAAAATGTTGATGAAAGTCAGAGCAGAGAGTGTCTCAGGATGGTTCTGATTGGGAAAACTGGCAGTGGGAAGAGAGCAACTGGAAACACCATTTTGGgcaaagaacattttacatctGCTCCAAGCACAGAGTCAGTGACCAAGTTTTGTGAAAAAGAGATAGGAGAGGTTGATGGACGACCTGTCGCTGtgttggacacccctggtttgtTTTACACGACACTGTCCGATCATGATGTTCAAGAGGAGCTTGTTAAATGTATCAGCATGTTGTCTCCTGGACCTCATGTGTTTTTACTGGTGCTGCCGATTGGCCGCATTACACAAGAGGACAAAGACTCAGTGGAACTGATCAAGAAATGTTTTGGAAAGAAATCCGGAGatttcatcatcattattttcaCCAGAGGAGATGATCTGAATGATGAAACAATAGAGAGTTATATAGAACGGTCTGGTGACTTcctgaaaaaaatgataaatgactGTGGAGGGAGATACCAGGTCTTCAATAACAAAGATCAGACAAACCGCATGCAAGTCAGAGAGCTGATGAAGAAGTCTAACAAAATGCTGAAGGGAAATGGTGACAGCTGCTACACCTCCGAGATGTTCCAAGAGGCCGAGGCTGCCATACAGAAGGAGGTGGAGAAGATCctggaggaaaaggaagaagaaatgcagagacagagggaagagctgcaaagaaaacacagaggaggaaatggaaGAGGTGAAGAGAAGAATGGAACAGGAGAGAGCAGAAACTGAGCAGAAGAGAGCCAAACAGCTTCaggagatggaggaaaaaaTCAAGAAGGAacgagaggagagaaggagggaggaggaactgagaaaaaaagaggacatggagaagaaaaggcaggaagaaattaaacaaaaggaATGGGAGCAAAAACTTGAAGGAGAGTTGAAGGACTAAAAAGGAAGAGATGAGAAAGCAAAAAGAAGActgggagaaggagagagaagaatGGTGGGAAAAACAACGTCAAGAAAATGAGAAGAGACGACAAGAGGAGCAAATTAGAATTAAAACGTTGCAAGAAGAATACGAGCAGGAAAGcaaaaaacatgaacagaaaataaaagaaattaaaaaggaaaaagatcaACAACtaaaagagatggaggaaaaaataaacaaggaacgagaggagagaagaagagaagaggaactgagaaaaaaagaggacatggAGAATAAAAGGCAGGAggaaattaaaagaaaggaatGGGAGGAAAAACTTGAAGGAGAGTTGGGTGACAAAAAAGAAGAGATGAGAAAGCAAAAAGAAGActgggagaaggagagagagaaatggtggGAAAAACAACGCCAAGAAAATGAGAAGAGACGACAAGAGGAGCAAATGAGAATTAAAACGTTGCAAGAAGAATACGAGCAGGAAagcaaaaaacatgaaaagaaaataaaagaaattaaaaaggaaaaagatcaACAACtaaaagagatggaggaaaaaataaacaaggaacgagaggagagaagaagagaagaggaactgagaaagaaagaggacatGGAGAAGAAAAGCCAGGAggaaattaaaagaaaggaatTGGAGGAAAAACTTaatggagagttggagcagagtaaagaaaagatgagaaagcaaaaagaagactgggagaaggagagagaagaatggtgggaaaaacaacatcaagaaAATGAGAAGAGACGACGAGAGGAGCAAACAAGACTTCAGAAGTTGCAAGAAGAATAcaagaaggaaaaagagaaacatgaacagaaaagaaaagaagaagatcaaaagagaagagaacaggAAGGGGAAGAGGGAAAATATTTAGAGAATAAATATAAGAAAGAACAGGAGGAAATGAACAAGAAGTACAATCTGTTACAAGATCTCtcaaaagacaaagaaaacgATCTTAAAGAAAAAATTGAAGACATGGAGAAACAACATGTAACACAAATGCAAGAGACAAAAGAGAGACatgacaaatatataaaagagaaaatggaGGAAATGAAGAGACAACATGAACAAGAAGTACTAGAACAACAGTGCAGGTGTATCATCCTCTGATCTTCCCACTGACTCAGGATCATCTTGGTGTTAGCAGATGGAACATCACTTCCTTTAACAGCAGGTTTCTAGATGACAATTCCCAACAGGAACCAATCCGGACCATAAGAAATACAACTTTTGTGACATTTTcactttgtaaatattttaaataacgATTGCATGTTTTTTTGAAACCCACTAATTATTTTTACTGACTGCAAATGTTAActagataaaaaatgtaattgttactTTCTAATCATTAAGAGTTCCACCAACCTTCCTGGTGAAGATaagctttttctattttattgaCATTATGTGTCGGTGCACCTTTTCAACAAGGTCcatgtattttgtaaatatatatattgagtGAATCCTGCGAGTGTTAATGCTGCAGTCATATCTGTATCATTTGTTTATCGGTTGTCATATTCTTCTGGACACTGGGGGGTGAAGGTGAGCAAGGACGCATATAGAGGAGCTCCTCAGGACAGGTGCAGTGATGTGAACCTGGGATGAGCTCACAGTGTCCATGCACACAATAAagtttattgtattttgcatgattaaaaaaaacagttttgtaaATTAAAGAAGTCATTTATATTGAGTTTACATGTCCAAACTAGTTTTAACCCTTTGTAAAAATATCAGGTTTGTAGTTGCAATAGTCATCACAGTAagtgtgttcatgtttctgaAGTTCATTGACTTCTATTAATTAAATGAATCTCTTATTAGAAACTGTCAGTCTTAACAACCCACATATTCTCAAAATATCATCTTTAAGGTTTCACTGCCTCTACTTTACCACACCTAAATTGTATATGTCATCTTTGATTTCTTTAGAAATATATCATATTCAGAGCATGTGCTGCCTCTAGAGGACGCCCTGTCTGTGAGCAGCTTGTTCTTAAAGTGTTGGGATTCCTGTTCAATGATCTGCAGCCTGACTGCTGTTTGTCCCTGCAGAGAGAATGTGCATTAAATATGATTCCTGCTCCTGTCATTATCATTCATATCAttcatttacaatgtgtttttctattacAATGTGTTTGCCTTGTTGTTATAAATATACAATTCTCATTCCATGGTCTACATGTTTCTTCCTtgcatatatatacattttttattcatttgtaatggAGGATAGTGTTATGTAAAGCTTTGGATCAAAGCCCATACTCTTTCTCAGCAGATGTAGTTTTCtcattaatacattaataattaaaatccTATCATATATATGTTGTTCTGTAATGGGTCGTtctgaattctgacttttggtacttaaactGTATAATAACGCTATACCTTTGTTCTTAagtagggttttatttattattacgTAAAATGTAGTACTTATTCCCTAAATATAGCGGTGACTCTCAAAACATTGGTGATGATTAGTAGAATATTTGATATATGCTATATAATATAATTGACGCGTAAAGCTGTTCTATTCTGACAATGATTAGGAAACGTATCAGAATCAAAGTCTGGTTTATTCCGAATTCAACATTTTACGAGGGAGTAAAATATATGCAAAGTACTACACATAGATACaaagatagatatagatattaAAAGGATATaagacaaacattttaaacatagaAATAGAAAATTGACTGCTAAAATATAAAGACCTGAACAGTTTCACAGGTTAAAGTTTGGAGCAAAATATTATCAATGGAAGGGGATGTGTAACAGTTCACAGAATATAAAGTTCAGAGATAAAGTCCAAAAGCTGTTAATGTTTTGCGTACAAATATCATATTACATGGATTAAATGATAGTCTGACGGCTAAAGCTCTTAagccctctttttctttctgcttttaaCTTTCTATCGtcttggaaaataaaaagaaaggtaaGTCAGACATCAGACGAGCTTCTACTCAACTTTAGCTCTGCACCAAAGGCAAGATATTCACCTTCTCAGGtcttcatttaaagaaatgattcaaGATGGTGAATTCAaccaattattttattaaggGGTGTTCTAAGTATTCCACTCAAATATTTCATCCCCCTCTCTTTATagatttaaagttatttttttattgccaaactgttttacattttcacagaaaaataaaaggttaataGGTTTAGTTTAGTACAGTTGATACAAGATCTTATCATCGTCTGTCCGCATTGCTGGCATACTGCTTCTGTTTTACAGTGTTATACAAACTAAGAAACAGTtgggtatttattttactgtggaGATGTTAGTTAGAGAGTTCCATTCTATTGTTCAGTCAACCAGAAAGTGAATCAGTATTCCTTTATTGGTCCCGCCCTGGGGAAATGTACCTTATCACAACAGCAAAAGTTTATTGCAGATGAAGTAAAAAGAGTAGACTtacaaattataattaaaagtaTGCACAcgccattattaataaaaaacacaatacaaccAAATAACACACAAGTACACCATGGTAAAATTAAACTAGGTAGCagtatatttaaacaaatacaactgaCCATATGGAAATATAGAAGTAGCTGGTAGTGTTAACACattgaaaaaaagaggagatgcACACAAGTGTGGATTTCACTaagtttcatatttacagtgttCAGCACTGCAGAGATTGTGGGATATTTTTTTTACGGCTATGGGACTGTGGCAGTGGGATGTGGTTAGGGCgctggctgctggagtggtaggagtggctcagccggaggccagacagctgatcgggatcaggtaatcaggcactgattaaagtcatggtcgtaacctgaTTCTGTTCTGTTGCAGTAGACGggggcctgagtgaggactgttttCCCCTCACTCGCAGGACGAGAGTCACTAACCGCCAGTACCATTGCAAAAGTACTGTTTTGTAATAAAGATTACATTGTGTTTCAACGTACCGAGTGGTCCTTCCACCATTGGGAAcgtaggtgtgagcccgaacgctcacagggacatattatataataacattaatcAAGACAATGAGAAATAATGGTTAAAACTAAGGAACAGGGATTATGAGAAATGGAGACAGTAAAAAAGCATAGCATGGTCGAGACATTATTAAAATGGACCTAGATCAAAATGTCATTATAACTTTTTACGTATTGGAGAAAGTTAAGATAAAAAATGAGTGTCCTGGTGCTTGGTACCTGACATCATATGATACTCCACTAATTGGTTTGTTACTGGGTTGTAAGAAAGGTGGGCTCCACACACATATTCAGACAGACATACATGAAAGCAAGACATCTGATAAGAAATGTCTATAAATATGAGCTTGAACATTGTGAAAACAGTTGACTCCATGGACCTGACTCGTGTTTGCTGTATTTTGTTTAATCTTCagtaaactttattttattggaaCTCTCTTGACTTTGTGGATTATTTTTTGATAGTTAAATGAGTGTTAACATAGTGTTGTGAGGATCTTGAAGATACCCGGCCCAACTTCAGAGGATTCTCCTCCACATGATATTACAGTCTTTGTGCATGGGGGGATCTACCAGGGACCATGGTGATTATACAGTCTCACCGCcgcaggaaggaaggacctgcgggTATGTCTGAGACAGCAGCCTGGAGGGCGTGGGACAGTGGGAGAGAGGGGTGATATCCTCTGTGATGGTGGTGAGGTGCTGGGGTCACACACAGCTAGGCCACaaatcaaaataatgtttttttgtataaataaacctTTATATTATTAGCTCAAAGTTAAAAAAGTTTTCTTTGCAGACTCACAACCATCCCATGTGGCTTGGATGGTTTCTCTTGTGAGTTCCTCAGTACACTCTCTGAGGTGTCAATGTCAAGCGGGAGACGAGAGAGCGTGTCTGCATCTATGTTCACTCTTCCTGGCCTGTATTTGACATCAAACCTAAAGTCTGCTAGCTCACTAACCCATCGGTGGCCGACGGCATTCAGCTTGGCAGTACTCATCATGTATGCGAGTGGATTATTGACTGTGTATaccagtgttgtagtcaagtcactatgcctcgagtccaagtccaggttcaagtctccagtgttcaaaTCCgactcaagtccaagtcattaaaaaaatgggggggggcgaatcattgtccactagttgATCGATCGCGGATGGCGTCGTGCTTGTGGAcggataaaaaaataaaaaaataaatgggtcGCAAAATACACTagggcggccgttaatatacctgggcggcccgcccaagtaGAGTATGTGTGGGAAACTCTGTGTTGTTAAacttcaaaaaaacataactgtggtcccgcagctcataggcgTGTCCTAATGGCGGGCGCTGTGAACTTTCATGTGCATTGAAagggcgaataagagagcttgacacacacatcattcacaaagatgtatgcgtcaagctctattattggcccccTAGCTCCGGCAATGAATCACTTAGGATCTCGCgggagaatgcatcggaaagaACAGAGTCTACCGATTCCGGCAACATTTCTACGC of the Eleginops maclovinus isolate JMC-PN-2008 ecotype Puerto Natales chromosome 12, JC_Emac_rtc_rv5, whole genome shotgun sequence genome contains:
- the LOC134874205 gene encoding golgin subfamily A member 6-like protein 22, producing MRKQKEDWEKEREEWWEKQRQENEKRRQEEQIRIKTLQEEYEQESKKHEQKIKEIKKEKDQQLKEMEEKINKEREERRREEELRKKEDMENKRQEEIKRKEWEEKLEGELGDKKEEMRKQKEDWEKEREKWWEKQRQENEKRRQEEQMRIKTLQEEYEQESKKHEKKIKEIKKEKDQQLKEMEEKINKEREERRREEELRKKEDMEKKSQEEIKRKELEEKLNGELEQSKEKMRKQKEDWEKEREEWWEKQHQENEKRRREEQTRLQKLQEEYKKEKEKHEQKRKEEDQKRREQEGEEGKYLENKYKKEQEEMNKKYNLLQDLSKDKENDLKEKIEDMEKQHVTQMQETKERHDKYIKEKMEEMKRQHEQEVLEQQCRCIIL